Proteins encoded together in one Branchiostoma lanceolatum isolate klBraLanc5 chromosome 11, klBraLanc5.hap2, whole genome shotgun sequence window:
- the LOC136444827 gene encoding recQ-mediated genome instability protein 2-like — protein MGDKWKVPARKVFISQLAEGTQLSSATSSSVGTAGTNLWRVQLNPVSAKTWDISLVWVQGTVVDFDVSGDWLTVNDGQGTAKVEQIKSIPKAKSKFDKGMYVMVVGYVLQCGTQPVLKAVKVQDLSNHVNHKVMWSLEVMDLQKC, from the exons ATGGGGGACAAGTGGAAAGTCCCAGCCCGGAAAGTCTTCATATCACAGCTCGCTGAAGGAACACAACTTTCATCTGCTACAAGTAGTAGTGTTGGGACTGcagggacaaatttgtggcgtGTGCAACTGAATCCAGTGTCTGCAAAAACATGGGACATCAGCCTGGTCTGGGTGCAG GGTACTGTGGTGGACTTTGATGTCTCCGGAGACTGGCTCACTGTGAATGATGGCCAAGGAACTGCTAAAGTTGAACAGATCAAAAGTATCCCCAAGGCTAAAAGCAAATTTGATAAAG GCATGTATGTGATGGTGGTGGGATATGTTCTACAATGTGGCACCCAACCTGTCCTCAAGGCTGTCAAGGTCCAGGATCTCAGCAACCACGTCAACCACAAGGTCATGTGGAGCCTAGAGGTCATGGACCTGCAGAAGTGCTGA